The Rhizoctonia solani chromosome 4, complete sequence genome contains a region encoding:
- a CDS encoding SHREC complex subunit Mit1 has protein sequence MRPGSLTHARSFVMFRRLPSPHPNLLLARSLFLVSAAAASKDPLCLPMLVNCAHDLQTYTPPTGTLYMASGSVEMTSRYTVTSRPRCAPARFISRHPPASPCLITVASITFLYFVSNSRVFSSLVRRMVGPPTHALLESTTLFGPGSATRLLPYFSLRKSIPTPPPRSHRERGVKSGIFELPHLGLGRSLAGKSATEHGQAIEVLDSSEEENVSVSHKSPGMPSSMAGSPDVQPPPKFWIELPPLPPNHHEYELIQVPRLSRRFGSVGSSGESSEPPADDVVDAPILEKIVGEYSNNGKYYYYAAVESGVIYRFTAHSVKNKYPELIEEYERELKDGTLSDFDPTSTKVNPKHRLKHHSKPPRQPQRTTRGKSSRSSSAAYGSEPSEVLSISSGDDSDVPVRQSSRIATNNKNNRKPATRKLRNLNRNNNAGSSSDFEDKADSGSNYTVSSDGLGIVRPFIEAVDSDDEADEAVLLRHRQHCEACGQPSAFDMLEKLRRRKGKGKSRGRQRKKDDDDEASEPEEERLENLGGWIRCLRCCVVGHWGCLSAAQRQEILMTIKRHENDLAKAEKRAEGVEVDDNAELVDKRKQIWLDEATEFICGQCAKGGRCIICKEETAHRPVPAPDEGSSADKAIDLDTPPPDKASNLETPNKTGGSASGPSPLGPAKPGEIRSRYVPLGAPQILFRCITCRRPAHWQHLPPRDPNDKHQNTASQVAEAYVEPGPDQWKCHECLRLKYPVESILGWRPDPPGATETLARGQIPKPKDMLPREYLVKFKERGFKRVEWVPHMWMLAMHEGLLRNFLKDGTKLHLLEDDSEEFLDKIGKAEQSDDKEKDKSSANRALDVLPTFAQSRSISVEGDVKPKPSYEETPGPMPDAQLRIPNAWLRIDRVLDLRLRRLKPKKSGSKSATSTKRRKATRVADSDELDEIESESGDLAEAHFVDGEEPSNDMSESVADFEMREGRMPNAEELLERAVWVYFKFEDLQYDECVWDSPPKMGSLEWDSYKRAVSQYLFAHAVQVVRLTKAEEKQRDNRPHRDLSHWSGTDLQPKLEDESLKLMPFQVQGLQWLYGNWWNLQPSILADDMGLGKTVQLTSLIGRLVSEHVYPHLIVVPNSTIVNWIREFERWAPHVRVVRFNGEAKARQVIKKYELWNTEGHQMYHALVTTYETLAGPEFHQVFKKPADFQKVKNDSSLLFRKLNELNTIHRILMTGTPLNNNIRELFNLMNFLDPTNWNNLDELEEEYDQDNLTEELIAQLHERLRPYFLRRQKAEHEVIVPVSLVPIQKDIVRAILESNIQSLGLLADKDQNRKGPAPKKSALHNALMEMRKCIQHPYLNQPDMERRGLSPEETHKQLIDASAKFRLLKIMLPQLKKRGHRVLLFSQFKIVLDIIEDFLNMEGYKLLRLDGDTKSSLRQKEIDEYNKPGSEYFIYILTTRAGGVGVNLWSADTVIVFDPDFNPHQDLQAIARAHRYGQKNRVIVFKFMAKNTAEGTSKLWHYEGCTDKIPYEEKIFMMGKKKLVLDHLIVQKLGDEDEVEDIQGILMFGAKALFENPGESASDIKYTEKDVEELIIRAETEKIEEKQPGEGGGMKFDFAQVWNRQGSNTEVGQDTQETEGDDDFWAGVIKRAAEEKEKRRAQVLMGRGARKRAIANYREGDVEDSPERKSREQGSKEKEGDEEKDKEFKPVGEGSSSGSEAGSDGAPSSDDHPYPPLGNEIPPIPFPNNSSMVPPGHPPTVNQPGSLGMTQGIFPSTEMLYTMQLPKAKKPRKPNHPLPSSHVSAQPNGVPSTSGAIGSQAGPGNSLYFCPHCRKRHGTGGCPGSALIDQLLKTHREILSPDNEDEPDHKYWALHHIEKKLKDQGFDVSQVNKLELNSVPSKVKPPSKPILDPKPKPKKPKPSAPNAVQEPVGDMAELSTIPMTSNVSAPKKYMPAPPPASRPNPGPSTTVEHPGYSAFSAFPGISIQAYNGPAALNYGPTPAPLPFAKPGPVATFASSTADAFNAAARAQIGHTSGYRTVPRMEAGPQPAHPTVNTSGRGVPPGNPSVRPDPKTSTMPHALPSSSHSSVPPTIIQQPSVAAGTSAASVSAPKRPANSPPEETRKKQKYSACTICGQKPGHPAHDCPSIKTYEGLQSAVKKLEEQGPDV, from the exons ATGCGTCCGGGTTCGCTAACCCACGCCCGCAGTTTTGTTATGTTTCGGCGATTGCCATCGCCCCATCCTAATCTTCTATTGGCCCGCAGCCTCTTCTTGGTGAGCGCCGCCGCTGCTTCCAA GGATCCTCTTTGCCTTCCGATGCTCGTGAATTGTGCGCATGATCTGCAAACATATACTCCGCCAACTGGGACCTTGTATATGGCTAGCGGTAG TGTGGAGATGACGAGTCGCTACACTGTCACTAGTCGTCCCCGTTGCGCGCCTGCACGGTTTATCTCACGCCACCCACCCGCCTCACCCTGTCTTATTACTGTTGCTAGTATAACCTTTTTGTACTTTGTCTCAAACTCTCGCGTTTTCTCTTCTTTGGT TAGACGTATGGTTGGCCCACCTACCCACGCTTTGCTCGAATCTACTACTCTTTTTGGGCCCGGCTCCGCTACCCGCCTCCTGCCGTACTTTTCCCTCAGGAAGTCGATCCCGACTCCTCCACCTAGATCACACCGCGAGCGCGGAGTGAAGAGCG GTATATTTGAGTTACCTCACCTTGGGCTGGGGCG GAGTCTGGCGGGCAAATCCGCGACAGAACACGGCCAAGCCATAGAAGTACTGGACTCATCCGAGGAAGAGAACGTATCGGTTTCTCATAAATCACCCGGAATGCCTTCTTCGATGGCGGGTTCGCCTGACGTTCAGCCGCCACCTAAATTCTGGATTGAACTCCCGCCACTACCCCCAAATCATCACGAATACGAACTTATCCAAGTCCCACGTCTATCAAGACGCTTTGGATCGGTAGGCTCGAGTGGAGAGAGCTCAGAGCCACCAGCAGACGACGTTGTTGATGCTCCAATTCTTGAGAAGATTGTCGGGGAATACAGCAATAACGGGAAGTATTACTACTATGCCGCAGTTGAATCAGGCGTTATCTACAGG TTCACTGCTCATTCGGTGAAGAATAAATATCCAGAGCTTATAGAGGAATACG AGCGTGAGCTGAAGGATGGTACACTTTCTGATTTCGATCCGACGAGTACGAAAGTAAACCCCAAGCATCGACTAAAACATCACTCTAAGCCACCTCGACAACCTCAGAGGACTACTCGGGGCAAATCGAGCCGTTCTTCCAGTGCAGCATATGGGAGCGAGCCTAGCGAAGTTCTTTCAATATCTTCCGGGGACGACAGCGATGTCCCCGTTAGGCAAAGCTCCCGCATTGCTACAAATAACAA GAACAACAGAAAGCCAGCCACTCGCAAGCTACGAAATCTAAACCGAAACAACAATGCTGGCTCGTCATCGGATTTTGAAGACAAAGCTGATTCTGGTTCCAATTACACTGTCTCATCCGACG GCCTCGGGATTGTTCGACCTTTCATCGAGGCGGTTGACTCTGACGACGAGGCGGATGAGGCTGTTCTTCTCCGCCACCGACAACATTGCGAAGCTTGTGGCCAGCCATCTGCCTTTGACATGCTCGAAAAACTGAGGAGACGCAAAGGGAAGGGGAAATCTCGCGGTAGACAGCGAAAGAaggacgacgacgacgaggcAAGCGAACCTGAGGAGGAGCGTCTCGAGAACCTAGGCGGGTGGATTCGTTGCCTACGCTGCTGTGTCGTTGGACATTGGGGCTGCCTCAGTGCTGCACAGAGACAAGAAATTCTAATGACAATCAAACGGCACGAGAACGATTTGGCAAAGGCTGAAAAACGCGCCGAAGGAGTTGAGGTGGATGATAATGCGGAGCTCGTTGATAAGCGCAAACAGATTTGGCTGGATGAAGCGACCGAATTCATCTGTGGACAATGCGCCAAAGGAGGTCGTTGCATTATTTGCAAAGAGGAGACAGCTCATCGCCCGGTACCCGCCCCAGATGAAGGATCCAGCGCCGACAAAGCTATCGACTTAGATACTCCGCCCCCCGACAAAGCAAGCAACTTGGAGACTCCCAACAAAACTGGTGGCTCTGCTTCTGGACCCTCTCCACTTGGACCTGCTAAGCCTGGCGAGATTCGCTCGCGTTATGTGCCGCTCGGCGCACCGCAGATTTTGTTCCGTTGTATTACTTGCCGACGTCCCGCGCACTGGCAACATCTACCTCCACGAGACCCAAACGACAAACACCAGAATACTGCGTCTCAAGTTGCTGAGGCATACGTGGAGCCTGGTCCTGATCAATGGAAATGTCATGAGTGTCTTCGACTCAAGTATCCCGTAGAAAGTATCTTGGGCTGGAGGCCTGACCCACCCGGCGCCACAGAGACGCTAGCGCGAGGTCAAATCCCAAAGCCAAAAGACATGCTTCCGAGAGAATATCTTGTTAAATTTAAAGAAAGAGGATTCAAGCGTGTCGAGTGGGTTCCCCATATGTGGATGCTCGCGATGCACGAAGGCCTATTACGGAACTTTCTCAAGGACGGAACCAAATTGCATCTCCTCGAAGACGATAGCGAGGAATTTCTTGATAAGATCGGCAAGGCAGAACAAAGCGATGACAAGGAAAAGGATAAAAGCTCCGCTAACCGGGCGCTGGATGTTTTGCCTACGTTCGCTCAGTCTCGGTCCATCTCGGTCGAAGGAGATGTGAAACCAAAACCTTCTTACGAGGAAACTCCTGGCCCAATGCCTGATGCTCAACTGCGTATACCAAATGCATGGCTTCGTATCGACCGAGTTCTGGATCTCCGTTTGCGTCGTTTGAAACCCAAAAAGTCTGGCTCGAAAAGTGCTACAAGCACAAAGAGGCGCAAAGCTACCAGAGTCGCAGACTCGGATGAGCTGGACGAAATTGAATCGGAATCCGGAGATCTGGCCGAGGCACACTTTGTGGATGGCGAAGAACCTTCAAACGATATGAGCGAATCAGTGGCTGACTTTGAGATGAGAGAAGGCAGAATGCCAAATGCCGAGGAGCTTCTCGAACGTGCAGTATGGGTTTACTTCAAGTTCGAAGATCTACAATATGATGAAT GTGTGTGGGACAGTCCTCCAAAGATGGGATCTTTGGAATGGGACTCCTATAAGCGTGCCGTGTCCCAATACCTTTTTGCACATGCTGTCCAAGTTGTCCGATTAACAAAGGCAGAAGAGAAACAACGCGATAACCGCCCACACCGAGACCTTAGTCATTGGTCTGGAACGGATCTTCAACCCAAGCTGGAAGATGAATCGCTGAAACTGATGCCTTTCcaa GTACAAGGTTTACAATGGCTCTACGGCAATTGGTGGAACCTCCAGCCTAGCATTCTTGCGGACGATATGGGTCTG GGAAAAACTGTGCAGCTTACCAGCCTTATTGGCAGGCTTGTATCAGAACATGTCTATCCGCATCTGATCGTTGTCCCGAACTCCACTATAGTCAATTGGATCCGTGAATTCGAGAGATGGGCTCCCCATGTGCGTGTCGTGCGCTTCAATGGTGAAGCCAAGGCCCGTCAAGTGATTAAGAAGTACGAACTGTGGAACACCGAGGGACATCAAATGTACCATGCCTTGGTGACCACATACGAAACACTTGCAGGACCCGAGTTCCATCAGGTGTTCAAGAAACCCG CTGACTTCCAGAAAGTCAAAAACGATTCAAGTCTCTTATTTAGAAAGCTTAACGAACTAAATACCATCCATCGTATCTTGATGACCGGG ACTCCATTGAACAACAACATCCGCGAGTTGTTTAACCTGATGAATTTTCTTGATCCCACAAATTGGAATAATTTGGATGAGCttgaagaagaatatgatcAGGATAACCTGACAGAGGAACTTATCGCGCAACTTCACGAAAG ACTGCGACCCTACTTCCTACGTCGTCAGAAAGCTGAG CATGAAGTCATCGTCCCAGTTTCTTTGGTCCCGATCCAGAAGGACATTGTGCGAGCCATATTGG AGTCGAATATTCAGAGCCTAGGCCTATTGGCGGATAAGGATCAAAATCGCAAGGGCCCTGCCCCTAAAAAATCGGCTTTGCATAATGCCTTGATGGAGATGAGAAA GTGCATTCAGCATCCGTACCTCAATCAGCCCGACATGGAGAGGAGAGGTTTGTCGCCGGAGGAAACTCATAAGCAACTCATTGATGCAAGCGCCAAGTTTCGCTTACTCAAAATTATGCTGCCTCAACTCAAGAAAAGAGGTCATCGAGTCCTTCTGTTCTCCCAG TTCAAAATCGTGTTGGACATTATCGAGGACTTCCTAAACATGGAGGGCTACAAACTACTGCGACTC GACGGTGATACAAAATCTTCGCTTCGACAAAAAGAAATCGACGAATACAATAAGCCGGGGTCCGAATATTTTATctacattctcacaactcgggCAG GTGGCGTGGGTGTTAATCTTTGGAGCGCCGACACGGTCAT TGTATTCGATCCTG ATTTCAATCCTCACCAAGACCTGCAAGCAATTGCCAGAGCTCATCG TTACGGACAGAAAAATCGGGTAATCG TTTTCAAATTCATGGCGAAGAATACCGCAGAAGGTACGTCAAAATTATGGCATTACGAAGGGTGTACTGACAAGATCCCGTATGAAGAGAAGATATTCATGATGGGCAAAAAGAAGCTCGTCCTCGATCATCTTATTGTTCAGAAGCTCGGAGATGAAGATGAGGTAGAAGACATCCAAGGTATTCTTATGTTCGGTGCAAAGGCCCTATTCGAAAATCCCGGCGAATCAGCCTCAGACATTAAGT ACACCGAAAAAGACGTCGAGGAGCTCATTATCCGAGCGGAGACCGAGAAGATCGAAGAGAAGCAACCCGGCGAAGGCGGTGGGATGAAGTTCGATTTTGCGCAAGTCTGGAATCGTCAAGGAAGCAATACCGAGGTCGGCCAAGACACTCAGGAGACAGAAGGTGATGACGACTTTTGGGCTGGCGTCATCAAACGCGCAGCCGAGGAGAAAGAGAAGAGACGTGCCCAGGTGCTCATGGGACGTGGAGCTCGTAAACGAGCGATTGCG AACTATCGAGAAGGAGATGTCGAGGATTCCCCAGAAAGGAAGTCCAGGGAACAAGGCTCGAAAGAGAAGGAAGGCGATGAGGAAAAAGACAAAGAATTCAAGCCCGTGGGCGAAGGGTCATCCAGTGGAAGCGAGGCTGGATCAGATGGGGCGCCCAGCTCTGACGACCATCCCTACCCACCGCTTGGTAATGAAATTCCTCCGATTCCTTTTCCTAATAACTCTTCTATGGTCCCTCCTGGACATCCACCTACGGTCAACCAGCCAGGCTCGCTTGGTATGACTCAAGGCATTTTCCCGAGTACCGAAATGCTGTATACAATGCAACTACCTAAAGCGAAGAAGCCAAGGAAGCCAAATCACCCTCTCCCAAGTTCGCATGTCTCTGCGCAACCTAATGGGGTGCCCAGCACATCTGGAGCCATCGGTTCTCAAGCAGGCCCCGGAAACAGCCTTTATTTTTGTCCTCACTGCCGCAAAAGACATGGAACCGGCGGATGTCCTGGGTCGGCTCTCATTGACCAGCTTCTCAAAACGCACCGGGAAATTCTCAGTCCAGACAACGAGGACGAACCTGATCACAAA TACTGGGCTCTCCATCACATTGAGAAGAAACTAAAGGATCAAGGTTTTGATGTATCTCAGGTTAATAAACTGGAGCTCAACTCCGTCCCCTCCAAGGTGAAACCACCTTCGAAACCTATCCTAGATCCCAAGCCAAAGCCAAAGAAGCCAAAGCCATCAGCTCCTAATGCCGTTCAAGAACCAGTAGGTGATATGGCAGAGCTTTCGACAATACCCATGACATCGAATGTAAGCGCCCCGAAAAAGTACATGCCTGCGCCTCCACCTGCATCTAGACCCAACCCTGGACCTTCAACTACCGTTGAACACCCTGGCTATTCTGCCTTTAGTGCTTTCCCAGGTATCTCGATACAAGCTTACAACGGACCAGCCGCCCTCAACTACGGTCCCACCCCTGCTCCTCTTCCATTTGCTAAGCCCGGACCAGTCGCCACATTCGCATCATCAACTGCCGATGCGTTCAACGCAGCAGCCAGGGCCCAAATTGGACATACATCAGGCTATAGAACGGTCCCTCGTATGGAAGCAGGGCCACAGCCGGCACACCCTACTGTCAACACCTCCGGTCGCGGCGTACCTCCAGGCAATCCAAGTGTGCGCCCGGATCCCAAAACCTCTACGATGCCACACGCTCTCCCGAGTTCTTCGCATTCTTCGGTACCACCTACAATTATACAGCAACCGAGCGTCGCAGCTGGCACATCGGCCGCTTCGGTTTCTGCGCCAAAACGCCCTGCGAACAGCCCACCTGAAGAAACCCGGAAAAAGCAGAAGTATAGCGCATGTACCATCTGCGGTCAAAAGCCAG GCCACCCTGCGCACGACTGCCCTAGTATTAAAACATACGAAGGACTACAGAGTGCAGTGAAGAAACTCGAAGAACAGGGACCTGATGTG TAG
- a CDS encoding PTCB-BRCT domain protein has protein sequence MLNSTTIPPEQARQNKISKAREWRIPIVNHLWLEDCFREWKKLPTSDQKYLNFPQGHDWMQDINTKGVGNGNLPPVPAPQNKKSEVAQDPHSARAPNTMVDDASRPISPSKPMPTSKPASPRRSSDAGQRARNGVSSNGKTPQHTSPSKSTKPNSVKRKNDISTSQSAKRPKMARAANDEDTPISPSKSTGKQLSDSTSAASSSSFIKPLSEVQPRSVIKLLSPDKGKHKSRKSSSDDERTDHHSDSSSSSERSIRRKPSPPSMSAGGRTPRAAATAAQNKLRNEIMPDVQKFQNEMSSSKGDVRKMQQLAEKKQRRTSIVNHDDDAPPPKKKKHGGDDDGRPKKSQVTKSSQGQNEAKKESEKKPIMKSPVRIVCSKSKPTESEIKQMERLGASFTEDDPSQCTHLVVNSISRTEKFLCAFPVCKYIVTMRWLQDSIKEGKLQDEAEYKLSDPDNEKRYSMSLSKSLKLIKENKGKLLEGHTFYVTDNVGAELKSIQRVIESSGGVVKLEPKPTKKKIGNDMKHNHVISSQDAKASWQTLIKEDVPIYSKEFVLNGILRQRLDWSADRIH, from the exons ATGTTGAATAGCACTACAATTCCGCCTGAACAAGCGAGACAAAACAAGATATCCAAGGCCCGGGAATGGCGGATTCCCATTGTTAATCACCTCTGGCTTGAGGATTGCTTCAGGGAGTGGAAAAAACTTCCAACGAGTGACCAGAAATACTTAAATTTCCCTCAAGGCCACGACTGGATGCAGGACATCAACACTAAGGGTGTGGGCAATGGCAATCTACCTCCAGTCCCCGCCCCTCAAAACAAGAAGTCCGAAGTAGCCCAGGATCCGCATTCTGCTCGTGCTCCTAACACTATGGTCGACGATGCTTCCAGGCCAATCTCTCCTTCGAAACCTATGCCTACGTCAAAACCAGCATCTCCACGACGGAGTTCTGACGCAGGTCAGCGAGCTCGTAATGGCGTTTCTTCTAACGGCAAGACACCGCAGCACACCTCTCCCTCCAAGTCCACCAAACCCAATTCTGTGAAGCGGAAGAACGATATTAGTACCTCCCAGTCAGCAAAACGCCCCAAAATGGCCCGAGCCGCGAACGACGAGGACACGCCAATCTCTCCATCCAAGTCAACAGGGAAGCAATTGTCCGATAGTACTTCGGcagcctcttcctcttctttcaTAAAGCCCTTGTCAGAGGTGCAACCGAGAAGTGTCATCAAACTGTTAAGTCCCGATAAGGGCAAACACAAATCTCGCAAATCCTCATCAGATGATGAGAGAACTGACCACCACAGCGATTCATCCTCGTCATCCGAGCGCTCGATTCGTCGAAAGCCGTCACCTCCGAGCATGTCAGCCGGAGGTCGTACTCCACGTGCGGCTGCAACAGCTGCCCAGAATAAGCTACGAAACGAGATCATGCCCGACGTCCAGAAGTTCCAGAACGAGATGAGCTCCAGTAAAGGGGACGTGCGTAAGATGCAACAACTAGCCGAAAAGAAACAGCGTCGTACGAGTATAGTCAACCACGACGACGACGCCCCGCcccccaagaagaagaaacatGGGGGCGACGACGACGGAAGACCCAAGAAATCACAGGTCACGAAGTCTTCGCAAGGGCAGAATGAAGCGAAGAAAGAGTCTGAAAAG AAACCAATAATGAAATCTCCTGTCCGCATTGTATGCTCCAAATCGAAACCAACCGAGAGCGAAATCAAG CAAATGGAACGGCTGGGAGCAAGTTTCACCGAGGACGACCCATCTCAGTGTACTCACCTTGTAGTCAACTCGATCAGTCGTACAGAAAAATTCCTTTGCGCATTCCCAGTATGCAAATATATCGTAACTATGCGTTGGCTACAAGATTcaatcaaagaaggcaaATTGCAAG ACGAGGCCGAATACAAACTGTCTGATCCAGACAACGAGAAGAGATATTCGATGAGTTTGAGCAAATCGTTGAAGTTGATCAAGGAAAACAAAGGGAAATTGCTAGAAGGGCACACATTTTATGTAACTGACAATGTCGGGGCCGAACTCAAGAGCATACAAAGAGTCATTGAATCCTCGGGCGGTGTG GTAAAGCTGGAGCCGAAACCGACAAAGAAGAAGATAGGAAATGATATGAAGCACAACCACGTCATATCCAGTCAGGATGCCAAGGCCAGCTGGCAAACGCTGATCAAAGAGGACGTCCCTATATATAGTAAAGAATTTGTGCTCAACGGCATATTGCGTCAGAGGCTTGACTGGTCGGCCGACCGGATTCACTAG
- a CDS encoding BRCA1 carboxy-terminus (BRCT) domain protein translates to MPSADRNSDGLSQLFSGVHFFIAQGLPTAMIDHLRELLVERGGLEVEHTNTATHVISSSDCFIGVDDAKEAIIVTPTWVERSVILDKLQDPRYFSADPHKIFSGVVATSSDIPLKDSESIAAGIVAFGGQWKEALTNDVTHLFCLSESGPKYAKALNTQGHPLQIQVVVTHWFSDCFKSETLLSTKNYLFPNPPILNPDFNENMVVEGVPENTTDDSKAVTQRGLLRAAIGTDLEPNSNSSTQPSNSKSPFSNRVLGGKRVVFSARAVQSDPNRDHVYRRRVEQVGGTYISGLSLGGDGVSEETLKGADIFITSYRGNHEYDLAATFSNLIIGTPAWILYVTNTGLWSAPREHLLHYPYPEHPVPGFEDQDITITNYIGMLANI, encoded by the exons ATGCCTTCGGCCGACCGAAATTCAGATGGACTATCCCAGCTATTTTCTGGGGTTCATTTCTTTATTGCTCAGGGTTTGCCAACTGCTATGATCGACCACCTGCGCGAGCTCTTAGTCGAACGTGGCGGGCTTGAGGTCGAGCATACAAACACTGCTACGCATGTTATATCTTCTTCCGATTGCTTCATTGGAGTCGATGACGCGAAAGAGGCTATTATAGTAACA CCTACTTGGGTGGAACGTAGCGTGATTCTGGACAAATTACAAGA TCCACGATATTTCTCTGCCGACCCCCACAAGATATTTTCTGGTGTTGTGGCTACCTCATCGGAC ATCCCTCTGAAAGATAGCGAGTCTATTGCGGCAGGAATTGTCGCTTTTGGAGGTCAATGGAAAGAAGCGTTGACCAACGATGTTACTCATTTATTTTGTTTGAGCGAAAGTGGG CCTAAGTACGCGAAGGCGCTAAACACCCAGGGCCACCCCCTGCAGATTCAAGTAGTTGTCACACATTGGTTCTCTGACTGCTTCAAGAGCGAAACTCTCCTTTCCACCAAGAACTACTTGTTCCCCAATCCTCCCATACTCAACCCAGACTTTAA TGAGAATATGGTTGTGGAGGGCGTCCCAGAGAATACAACAGACGATTCCAAGGCAGTGACTCAGCGTGGCCTTTTGCGCGCCGCCATCGGTACTGATCTCGAACCTAATTCGAACTCGAGTACTCAACCATCTAACAGCAAGAGCCCGTTTAGCAACCGAGTGCTTGGTGGTAAACGTGTTGTTTTTTCTGCACGTGCGGTGCAGAGCGATCCCAATCGAGATCACGTTTATCGGCGCCGGGTTGAACAAGTTGGAGGCACTTATATATCAGGACTCAGCCTGGGAGGAGACGGAGTGTCTGAGGAGACATTAAAGGGCGCCGACATATTTATTACGTCTTATCGAGGCAACCACGAATACGATCTT GCCGCTACATTCAGCAATCTCATTATAGGCACACCCGCCTGGATCCTCTATGTCACCAACACAGGGTTATGGTCGGCACCGAGAGAGCATCTTTTGCATTATCCCTATCCCGAACATCCAGTTCCCGGATTTGAAGACCAG GATATTACTATCACAAACTACATTGGGATGCTCGCGAATATCTAA